The following nucleotide sequence is from Aptenodytes patagonicus chromosome 23, bAptPat1.pri.cur, whole genome shotgun sequence.
TGTTCTGTGATGTGAAGCACAGAATGTAAATCTGAATAAATGCTTCCTGGGTGgaataatattttaagtttaaGATTTGAGCTGGATATCCACCTGTACTTCATAAAACCAAGGACCAGTTGCAATCTTTAGAAATGGAAACTTATCAATTAGCATATTTACAAATCAAAGTGCAGTAAAAAGGGGCAGGTAGCCACTACTGCTATCAGTGGCTTTACAAATATCGGGCCTCCCTGAGCTCTGATATCCTACGGTTTCCTTCTGCTATCAATTGCCTCGAAATACTTCGTTGAAAATACCGGCTTACGAAGAACTGTGCTTCCTCTACTTTGACTTGTCGTAAGGCTTTGTGATAGGCCTTTTTAGCTGGCCGTAAGCTTTACTTTTCAAAATGGATCAGAGTTGATGGGTATAAGCTCTGAGATGTGTTGTCAATATAACTGTCCACAAAGCTGTGTCACATCCCAGCTCACCAAGTTATAAACCTCCTGGCCAGGCTATGAGCAAAGCTCTGTTTGGAACAGAAACATGACTCTGGTCCAGGATGGCACTTAAGTATACCTGCCGGTTCTCAAAAACTATGAGGTATGCATGTCGAACTAGTGGTGAGTTAAATGGCTTTCCAAATGAGGATGCTTTTCTAATTTGGGTTGCATTTATAGCTTGCGTCTAAGTACAGAATATAATGTATTTCTCTTGAATATCTAATCTCTACTTTTTTATGTATCTACCTGACCAGCAATTATGTCATAGGCTAGAGATCTACTAACCAATCTGTTTTATATGCCTGTTGGATATACTCAGTCTGATTTGCCCTTCAGGTAGGTGTAAATTGCTACACTGCAGATCAGTGGCACTGAAGCAACATAAAGCAGATACACACAAGTGAAGTCAGgaggaataaaataaacatgCTATTTTTGTCAGAAgcctaaagaaaacagaatttcaggcTCAGggattaaggaggaaaaaaaaggtagaacATCACAATTAACACACTGAAACCTCATTGAAGGCAGCAGAATGAAAGGTTTAGTTTGAGGAAAACCAGCATTTGTTTGTTGCCtctctctatttttgttttttatctaCCTAGTTGGTAAGTTTTGAAGAGGAATGCCCTTTTTCACCTCCCTTCAGAGTGTGTGGCTCACCACTATTACTCTATATCCCCATAGGGAGGTGGAGGTCTGTCAATAGCCGTTGCTTTTAGGAATGGAGTATTATCCTCTGCGTAACAGCAGCAACCCCTTTTCCTTGTACTACATCCTCCCTGGCTTTCATAAATGTCTAGAACAATATGCCTATTTATTCAACAAAACGTGTTCATTACACCCTGTGCCTGATAGGACACGGCTTCTGCAGACCATAAAAACACCTGCCAGCACGGCAGGGAAACCGCCAGCTCTGGCTTCCAGACCGCCCTGGCTGCAAGGCCTGCGCAAGCTCTCATGCTATGAATTATGTATGAATACTCTTTTGCAAAAAAAGGGGGCTGAGTTTCTCAGTATTGCTGCAGCTATTTAACAGCTGGAGGGAATTGCAAGCATACCTGTTTCAGGTTAGGTTGTCCTCGTGATCCATCTGTGTGATCACAGCATCCAAGCAGCAAAGGTAGAGAGAAGGCCTATGCCATCTGACATCACATATGGGCCAAAAGACATCATTAgctaaggaagaaaatatttatgagTCCGGACTCCAGCCACGTTGACTAGTACAGCCCGCAGACAAGCAGGCTGCCATGGAGACTTTGGCTCTGTGCAAatggcaggaaaggaaaataaatgtcacctgcatcttttttttttttttttttttctcagcttctgctCCAGAACAGCAACCGCAGCCTCGCCCCTATCAAGGTGTCCGTGTCAAAGAGCCAGTGAAGGAGCTATTGAAAAGGAAACGGGGAAATGTTCATAATGCCAGTGCAACGGCAGCTACAACGgtaggagaaaaaacaaacacaggcaGAAAATTCTTCCTCAATAACAAAATGATTGACCAGCCCTGGCACCAGCTGGCAATACTTTGGCAATGAAAGAAATCTTTGCACCTCTAAAGTATTTTGAAGGCAATGCAGCCTCATGTTACCTGGAGATACCATTAAATGTATCTTTACTTTAGGTAGAGTGCCTTTAGTGTGCTGAGCACCTTCAATGACCATTGATTTAATGCAAGGGTGAAAGTGCTCTGCACTTGTCAGGATCTAACTCCTAGAAACAGAAAGTGTCTTGGAAGTTAAGCAGCTTGTTCAAGAGCACAAAAAGAGATCAGCCAGAGCCATCCCTGGCTACCTGCTTCTTAGTTTCAGCCTACCCTATCTGTCCTCCCAGGAGGAAGCAGATTAACTGGTTCCTCTCTGAAGAGGAATTCCCACTGCAACACAAGGTTTAAATACTGTTTAAGGCCCCCTTGAGCTGAAGGGACATGTGGACTTTGGCTAGGCCCATGAACAGGGCTGGGGTTATGTGTACTGGCTGCCAGGCTCAGTTCTCCTGGCCCTTCTGTAAAGGCAGGTGGGAACATTCAGGCACTGACATTGAAGTAGTAGCTGATAATCAGCTGATAATAGCTAATATGCTCTGTCTCTTAGTGCTTCACAGAGGGAGTTGAATTTAATGCTTATGGTCTTAATCtctggatatttttcttctctcttctagGTTGTTTTGCCCCATCAGCCGCATCCTTCCTATTCACCAATGGGTAATGTTTTCTTGACTTTCTAAGTGTTTGtcagccctgctgcagagaaGGCTATGCTGAACTGGGCTTTAATCCTCTCCTGTTTTTTAGGCCAACCTTGCATTGATATGGATGTTGCTGCCTCTGCATTACCTGTCACAGATGAAGGAGCACTCTGTTCTGGCTGGAtctcccagccctctcccacATCCTTACAGCCTTTAACTCAGTGGACCACTTACCCCGATTATGTGTCCCACGAAGCAGTCAGCTGTCCATACACAGCAGATATGTATGTTCAGCCTATGTGTCCCAGTTACACACTGGTTGGACCTTCATCTGTTCTGACTTACACTTCTCAACCGCTGATCACCAATTTTGCAGTAAGTCAAAAATACCTAGGTATAAATGACAGCAAATTCCCCACCTTCTAGCAAGAGCCATGGGGAGTGCTGGATGTAATTagtataatttatttaattactaTAATGTTGTGTGTCTTTGCATCCATGCCACATAGTTGTTCTAGCACTGGCCCTGTCTGCACTGTGCTGGACTTTAGTATGGTTTGAGCAGGACAAAAAGTTGTGGTTGCACTGAAATCAGGCATACTTCACTGCTGTTTCCCCAGCTCTCTGCACTCCTCTAGACTTTCCACCTTTTTAACACATATACTGTTCTTTGCTGTTGTCCTGGGAAATGAGTCATCTCTCATcaagtcagcagcagagctgccattGCCCTGAGTTTGTTCAAGTCTATGAGCAGTTATTTACAGTAGGGGAATACTGTTTGCAGCTCAAGGATAATAATGGGGAATGTTACATTTACTGCTGTCACCACTTCCAGCTGTTCTTCAGCTTGGATTTGGAATACCTGAGGAAGCAGAATTAAAGTAGTTCACTGAGTGGATGCACATTATAGTCAATAAATGCTGTTGTCTGGACAAGTACTTAGGGGACAGTCCAACCAGAGATCTGAGCAGTATCTAGGGATTTCT
It contains:
- the POU2AF1 gene encoding POU domain class 2-associating factor 1; translated protein: MQSGVEEMLMFLLEWQLLIHILKRAVEGFLQSSAPEQQPQPRPYQGVRVKEPVKELLKRKRGNVHNASATAATTVVLPHQPHPSYSPMGQPCIDMDVAASALPVTDEGALCSGWISQPSPTSLQPLTQWTTYPDYVSHEAVSCPYTADMYVQPMCPSYTLVGPSSVLTYTSQPLITNFAPRSTTPAVVPQLEVTDQQPPLTYFPWAQPLSALPASTLQYQPASSTLSGPQFVPLPISIPEPAPQELEDARRVIGTLPIEKLLLEDEDNDTYVLNHALSVEGL